The Kroppenstedtia pulmonis genome has a segment encoding these proteins:
- the spoVG gene encoding septation regulator SpoVG: MEITDVRLRRVSREGRMRAIASITIDGEFVVHDIRVIDGNNGMFVAMPSKRRPDGEFRDIAHPISPDSREKIELAVLEEYRRAGEEEVDPTLGGSAS, translated from the coding sequence TTGGAAATAACGGATGTTCGGCTACGCCGCGTCAGCCGTGAAGGGCGTATGAGGGCGATTGCTTCCATTACGATTGACGGAGAGTTTGTGGTTCATGATATCCGGGTGATTGATGGAAACAATGGCATGTTTGTGGCGATGCCCAGTAAGCGGAGACCTGACGGAGAGTTTCGGGATATTGCCCATCCGATTTCCCCGGATTCCCGGGAAAAGATTGAACTGGCCGTCTTGGAGGAGTACCGACGTGCAGGTGAAGAGGAAGTGGATCCGACATTGGGAGGGAGTGCTTCGTAA
- the purR gene encoding pur operon repressor: protein MKKWKRSARLVDMTRRLLDQPHRLIPLNTFVERYEAAKSSISEDLAILHDVFQQEGAGILETVSGAAGGVRYIPKVEVGKSKEIAHYLCRELQNPARILPGGYLFLSDLLGDASLVRDIGRIWASYFADHRVDAVVTVETKGIPLAYATASHLDAPVAIIRRDSRITEGSVVTINTVSGSSKRLGSLSLSRRSLHEGARVLIVDDFMKAGGTVQGMVDLMAEFNAEVVGVGIMADTRVEERLVENYVSLATVTEVNVKEKKIRIQPGNLFEYWR from the coding sequence ATGAAAAAATGGAAGCGGAGCGCCCGTCTGGTGGATATGACCAGACGATTGCTGGATCAACCTCATCGCTTAATTCCCCTTAACACTTTTGTTGAACGGTATGAGGCGGCTAAATCCTCCATCAGTGAAGATTTAGCCATCCTTCATGATGTATTTCAGCAAGAAGGGGCCGGAATATTGGAAACGGTTTCGGGTGCGGCAGGTGGGGTTCGTTATATTCCGAAAGTCGAAGTAGGTAAATCAAAAGAGATCGCACATTATTTATGCCGGGAACTTCAAAATCCAGCACGGATTCTTCCGGGAGGATATCTGTTTTTGTCAGATCTGCTGGGGGATGCCTCCCTGGTACGGGATATTGGACGAATCTGGGCGTCTTACTTTGCTGATCACCGGGTGGATGCTGTGGTGACAGTGGAAACCAAGGGAATTCCGTTGGCATATGCTACGGCTTCCCATCTAGATGCCCCTGTGGCAATTATTCGTCGGGACAGTCGAATAACGGAAGGCTCTGTGGTGACGATCAATACCGTTTCCGGTTCCAGTAAAAGACTGGGAAGTCTCTCTCTTTCCAGAAGAAGCCTCCATGAGGGAGCCCGGGTTCTTATCGTGGATGATTTCATGAAAGCAGGGGGAACCGTTCAGGGAATGGTTGATTTAATGGCAGAGTTCAACGCCGAAGTAGTCGGCGTGGGAATCATGGCTGATACCCGTGTGGAAGAGCGATTGGTGGAAAACTATGTCTCTCTGGCCACAGTGACTGAAGTTAATGTCAAGGAGAAAAAAATACGAATCCAGCCGGGCAATCTATTTGAATACTGGAGGTAA
- a CDS encoding RidA family protein, with protein sequence MKFIQTSNAPQAIGPYSQAVCHGNILYTSGQIPLTPEGKLVEGGVSEQTHQVFKNLKAVLKAANADFSQVIKTTVFLSDMNHFQQVNEIYASYFGDHHPARSCVEVSRLPKDVWIEMEAVAFVE encoded by the coding sequence ATGAAGTTTATACAGACAAGCAATGCACCCCAGGCGATCGGGCCTTATTCCCAGGCGGTCTGCCACGGGAATATTCTCTATACTTCGGGGCAGATTCCCTTGACACCGGAAGGTAAATTGGTGGAAGGCGGGGTATCGGAACAAACCCATCAGGTGTTTAAAAATCTGAAAGCCGTTTTAAAGGCTGCTAATGCGGATTTCAGTCAGGTAATTAAAACCACTGTTTTTTTGTCAGATATGAATCATTTTCAGCAAGTGAATGAAATCTACGCTTCTTATTTCGGGGATCATCATCCGGCTCGTTCCTGTGTGGAAGTTTCCCGTTTACCCAAGGATGTGTGGATCGAGATGGAAGCGGTGGCCTTTGTCGAATAA